One Setaria italica strain Yugu1 chromosome I, Setaria_italica_v2.0, whole genome shotgun sequence DNA window includes the following coding sequences:
- the LOC101771133 gene encoding cysteine-rich repeat secretory protein 60-like, giving the protein MATRVAAATLLPVVLSLLLLPRTDSSSDDYSAFVYAGCSQGRYAASTQYASGVDSVLTSVANSAPYAPYANFTAPSDSSLVGLYQCRSDLPASVCTGCVRSAISRLSSLCSWSAGGAVQLRACFVRYGNDSFLGKQDTAVLFKKCGGTPGDAGGVAMRDSALGALVAAAAPEGGGYRAGGSGAVQAMSQCVGDLDAKACSDCVSAATRQLKAGCGYATAGEVYLGKCYARFWANGSGGFSSSAGRHGFGLVHAIATGFFASLVYVSLVI; this is encoded by the coding sequence ATGGCCACGCGCGTCGCCGCAGCAACGCTCCTCCCCGTCGtcctctcgctgctgctccTGCCGCGCACGGACAGCAGCTCCGACGACTACTCGGCGTTCGTGTACGCCGGGTGCTCGCAGGGGCGCTACGCCGCCTCCACCCAGTACGCCTCGGGTGTGGACTCCGTGCTCACCTCGGTCGCCAACAGCGCGCCCTACGCCCCCTACGCCAACTTCACCGCCCCATCGGACTCCTCCCTCGTCGGCCTCTACCAGTGCCGCTCCGACCTCCCGGCCTCCGTCTGCACCGGCTGCGTCCGCTCCGCCATCTCCAGGCTCTCCTCCCTCTGCTCCTggtccgccggcggcgccgtgcaGCTGCGCGCCTGTTTCGTCCGCTACGGGAACGACTCGTTCCTGGGGAAGCAGGACACGGCCGTGCTGTTCAAGAAGTGCGGCGGCACGCCGGGGGACGCCGGCGGGGTGGCCATGCGGGACTCGGCGCTCGGCGCGctcgtggccgcggcggcgccggagggcgGAGGGTACCGCGCCGGGGGATCGGGCGCCGTGCAGGCCATGTCGCAGTGCGTGGGGGACCTCGACGCCAAGGCGTGCTCCGACTGCGTCTCGGCCGCGACCAGGCAGCTCAAGGCCGGGTGCGGCTACGCCACGGCCGGCGAGGTATACCTCGGCAAGTGCTACGCGCGCTTCTGGGCCAACGGCAGCGGAGGCTTCAGCAGCAGCGCCGGCCGGCATGGATTTGGTCTAGTCCACGCGATCGCCACCGGTTTCTTCGCTTCTTTGGTTTATGTCTCACTAGTCATATAG
- the LOC101771529 gene encoding uncharacterized protein LOC101771529, which yields MALEWVVLGYAAGAEAVMLLLLTLPGLDGLRRGMVSVVRSALKPMMSVVPFCLFLLMDIYWKYETRPTCDDEHACTPSEHLRHQKSIMKSQRNALLIAAALLLYWILFSVTSLVVRLQQLQQRVDKLKKRDD from the coding sequence ATGGCGCTGGAGTGGGTGGTGCTGGGCTacgcggcgggcgcggaggcggtgatgctgctgctcctcacGCTCCCGGGCCTCGACGGCCTCCGCCGGGGGATGGTCTCCGTGGTGCGGAGCGCGCTCAAGCCGATGATGTCGGTGGTGCCCTTCTGCCTCTTCCTGCTCATGGACATCTACTGGAAGTACGAGACGCGCCCCACCTGCGACGACGAGCACGCCTGTACCCCGTCCGAGCACCTCCGCCACCAGAAGTCCATCATGAAGTCGCAACGGAACGCActcctcatcgccgccgcgctgctcctcTACTGGATCCTCTTCTCCGTCACGTCCCTCGTCGTCAGgctccagcagctgcagcagcgcgTCGACAAGCTCAAGAAGCGCGACGACTGA
- the LOC101770741 gene encoding probable peroxygenase 5, translated as MGGAPRRPAAMAAVPSSLLLFAVLFVGRAAAYGDGATALHRHAAFFDRDGDGVVTLSETYGAFRALGFGFGLSSVSAAFINGALGSKCRPENATSSKLDIYIEDIQNGKHGSDTGSYDTEGRFIPEKFEEIFAKHAKTVPDALTSDEIDQLLQANRQPGDYAGWAGAEAEWKILYSLGKDKDGLLHKDVARSVYDGSLFHRLAPNWNSPDKEKLRREN; from the exons ATGGGCGGCGCTCCGCGACgaccggcggcgatggcggccgtGCCTTCTTCGCTGCTCCTGTTCGCCGTGCTCTTCG tgggccgggcggcggcgtacGGAGACGGCGCGACGGCGCTGCACAGGCACGCGGCGTTCTTcgaccgcgacggcgacggcgtcgtcACCTTATCGGAGACGTACGGCG CGTTCCGGGCTCTCGGATTTGGATTTGGCCTGTCCAGCGTCAGCGCGGCCTTCATCAATGGCGCCCTCGGCAGCAAGTGCAGACCT GAAAATGCAACGTCGTCGAAGTTGGACATCTACATCGAGGACATCCAGAACGGGAAGCATGGAAGTGACACAGGCTCATATGACACTGAAGGGAG GTTCATTCCGGAGAAGTTCGAAGAGATATTCGCCAAGCACGCCAAGACCGTCCCAGACGCCCTGACATCGGACGAGATCGACCAGCTGCTCCAAGCGAACAGACAGCCCGGGGACTACGCCGGATG gGCTGGAGCAGAAGCGGAGTGGAAGATCCTGTACAGCCTCGGCAAGGACAAGGACGGCCTGCTCCACAAGGACGTCGCGCGGAGCGTCTACGACGGGAGCCTCTTCCACAGGCTCGCACCCAACTGGAATTCTCCCGACAAGGAGAAACTGAGACGTGAGAACTGA
- the LOC101769929 gene encoding nudix hydrolase 18, mitochondrial produces MAVLVARQGRELQRYSQRTGGRIVVGCIPYRVRRDDGELEVLVITSQKGHGMMFPKGGWEEDESMDEAARREALEEAGVLGDTEPMLGFWHYQSRRYADQTYEGFMFPLRVADELHQWPEMASRKRTWATVNQVMDGCPHWWMREALEKLVARHAKLQSAL; encoded by the exons ATGGCCGTGTTGGTGGCGAGGCAGGGGCGCGAGCTGCAGCGCTACAGCCAGCGCACCGGCGGGCGCATCGTGGTGGGCTGCATCCCCTACCGCGtgcggcgcgacgacggcgagctGGAGGTGCTGGTGATCACGTCGCAGAAGGGGCACGGCATGATGTTCCCCAAGGGCGGGTGGGAGGAGGACGAGTCCATGGACGAGGCCGCCCGGCGCGAGGCCCTGGAGGAGGCCGGCGTCCTCGGCGACACCGAGCCGATGCTCGGCTTCTGGCACTACCAGAGCCGCCGCTACGCCGACCAGACCTACGAGGGCTTCATGTTCCCGCTCCgcgtcgccgacgagctccaCCAGTGGCCCGAGATGGCCTCCCGCAAGCGCACCTGG GCGACGGTGAACCAGGTGATGGACGGGTGCCCGCACTGGTGGATGCGGGAGGCGCTCGAGAAGCTCGTCGCCCGGCACGCCAAGCTGCAGTCCGCTCTCTGA
- the LOC101770337 gene encoding probable peroxygenase 5 produces the protein MGSRRALPSSCPGAAAPLLLLLAASFGGGGHAAAGGAPGSGAGMTELQKHVAFFDRDHDGIVTFDETYQGLKDVGLGAVAAKASAALINAALGPKTRPDNANSSSSMDIYIQNIQKGKHGSDTGAYDAQGRFVPAKLDEMFTKHAKTVPNALTQDEVEEMLKANRQSNDVTGWLGAKAEWEMLYSLAKDKDGRLPKDTVRVVYDGTLFYQLAQGKKG, from the exons ATGGGTTCTCGACGGGCGCTGCCTTCGTCGTGCCCCGGGGcggccgcgccgctcctgcTTCTCCTGGCGGCATCCTTCG GTGGTGGTGGtcacgcggcggccggcggcgctccgggcTCGGGCGCCGGCATGACGGAGCTGCAGAAGCACGTGGCGTTCTTCGACCGCGACCACGACGGCATCGTCACCTTCGACGAGACGTACCAAG GTCTGAAGGACGTCGGGCTTGGAGCTGTCGCGGCCAAGGCCAGCGCCGCGCTCATCAACGCCGCCCTCGGCCCCAAGACCAGACCT GATAATGCAAACTCGTCCTCGAGCATGGATATCTACATCCAGAACATTCAGAAAGGGAAGCACGGGAGCGACACAGGCGCGTATGACGCTCAAGGAAG GTTTGTTCCTGCGAAGCTGGACGAGATGTTCACCAAGCACGCCAAGACCGTGCCAAACGCCCTGACACaagacgaggtggaggagatgcTCAAGGCCAACCGACAGAGCAATGACGTCACGGGATG GCTTGGGGCCAAGGCGGAGTGGGAGATGCTGTACAGTCTCGCCAAAGACAAGGACGGGCGCCTGCCCAAGGACACCGTGAGGGTCGTCTACGATGGGACCCTCTTCTACCAGTTGGCGCAGGGGAAGAAGGGCTAA